The DNA region TGTATTGGTCGGacttcacatttctctttttctaaAAAAAGTCATCGTACCTCTTTCATTAGCCACGTTCTGTCAATCACACCCtcatctgtgcatgcatgcatatacaGCCCCCTACTTTACTTTACCCCAACCtctgggcacacacacatacatacacacacacacacacacacacacacacacacacacacacacacacacacactgaatgttcAATTGCACTGTAAATCTATGAgcctcctttctcctctgctgtgctctgcGAGCTGTAATTATTCCACAGTCACAGACTTGGCCAAGTTTCTGGGGAAGTCAACCTGCAAAGagataaaaacagtttgttaCAGCAAATTACCTGTGATCAGGACTGTGGCTGCACTGTACATATTTTTAACTCTTGGTATAACAAGTATAAATAGCACACTGGTGGAGATGTGCCATGTGTATCAAGCGTTAAGTGTTGCATCACAGAAAGTGCATTCACTGTATGTTAAGTGGGAAAACACGTGCTTCCATGTCACGCTAAGATAAATAAGCACACGTTAACAAGGTAAGAAAAGGTGGATAGaaatgagagagacaggatCAACACAATGTACACACTGATGCCTGAGTCACTGTCCAGTTTCTGTCCTTAAATAAGACATTTTAGTGTTGGAAAGACATTACACACGACACAAGACATGGTGCCTGTTCAAGCTAGTGAGAGAGACATAGATACACATATGGCTTTAGCAAGTGCAGCTTGATAAGCTGGTCTCCTCAGACACTGTACAGTTCATTAATAATTAACTGCAGGCAAAAgactaaacaaaaaacagaagctTCCCAGAGTCTTgtgctgcatgtaaatgaaattCCACTGAAATtttgaaaacacactgagataTACATCTTGTGTTGTACTGCCAATTGCAGCAGCATGGCATTAAAACTAAAGTGCAACAATATCAATACCAAAGTCACATGCAAATAGATGCAACTGAAAGCATTTGAAAAGCAAATAGCTAAAAGGTGTTTTAGTACATATGTGCATTTCCATTGAAATATTCCAAACTAGTTATTGGTATAGACAAAATTAATATTGTTAGAATTTGCAAATGATTTCTGACATAATTTACTGACCTCTACAAAATCAAGTAATTAATAAAATTAACTCtgtttttcaataaaatgtAACCAATGACATTTGCAGTATATATGGACATGACACGTATGAGCTACAACATCTCAGTATGAGGATTTTGTCCTGAGGAGATTACATACAAAGACATATTTCATTGTTTGTATGCTCTGCCTTGTTTCTGGGGCTCAGACCAGTAATCAAATTAGCAGACGAAAAGTCTCACGTCTGAGTCAAAAATCGCGTTGACTACTTACATCATATCCTCGTAGGACGGCCAAGTGGAAGGACAGGAGCTGCAGGGGGATGACACTGAGGATGCCCTGCAGACAGTCCACAGTATGTGGCAGCTCGATGGTCTGGTAGGCATTCTTAGTCATCTCAGGGTCATCCTGGCAACAGAGGACAATGGGCCGACCCTGATGGAGAGACAGTCACAAGCAAGattgctcagtcagtcagttcattgtatttcatttgttgtaCTGTGTGAAAGTGCTTGTCCAGGACCTACCGATCTGGCAGTGACTTGTTGTAGAGCATTCTGGCACTTGGTGTAGCAGGAGTCTCTCATGATGATCATGATTACCGGCATGTCTTTGTCTATAAGTGCCAGGGGACCGTGCTTCAGCTCCCCAGCCAGGATGCCCTCTGAGTGCATGTAAGTGATCTCCTtgattttctgcattaaaatgataaaaataaaacaagctcaGGAAAATCATCCCAAGTAACAACATAACACATACAGCAGGACAGACATACAACTGTGTTATCTCATCGAATATTTCTACTTTGTCTTCATATTTTATGATATTCTAGGAGAAGGGACTACTGTGCCATTCTCAACTCACCAGCGCCCCCTCTAGGCAGGTGGCGTAGTTGAATCCTCGGCCCATGACCAGAAGAGACCTTTGCTGATAAAGTTCATTGGCGATGGCcttgatcttctcatccaagGACAACACCTCCTTTATCAGCTCTAGGAGAGCAGAAGAAGTAACAGTGAGCATATGGGAGCACACAAAAGATACAGAGTTTTGTTGGCATGACTTGTTAGCATGATTAGTTAGGAAACTTCTATTTATACATTGTAGATTTGTAATCTTTGTGGACTAGATATAAATTATGATACAAAGCATAGCAAATTATATATGTGTTAAAATATGTGTGGAGGAGATCTTTAAAGATGCTGTATGTCCACGTTGAGACCTCTGGTGTTTGTCAGACTGACCTGGAAGCATTCTGAGGCCGTTGATGATCTCCTGCCTTCTCATCTGCAGGGAGAGCCTGTCCTCACTCATCATCAGGGCAAACATGATGAGGGCCACAAACTGACTGGTATAGGCCTGAATCGCACACACAAGAAACACTCATATAACCCTAAGCTGTGCAGAACAGTGCATCTAGCAAATAGCAAAAAGTTCTGTATTATCATGCAGCCTTTAAAGAGGTGAATTTTAGAATGAAAGTGAATGCAATGCATGAATGCACCTTCATGTCTATTTTGGATACTGGAGTCTACAGCATGAAGAATACCTTGGTGCTAGCCACTCCGATCTCAGGCCCAGCATTGACATGAACTCCGCAGTCTGTTTCTCTACAGATGGAGCTGCCCACGGTGTTGGTTATGCCAACTGTCAGAGCCCCATGGTTCTTGCAGTAGCGTAATGCCATCAAGgtgtctgctgtctctcctgGGGGAGCAGAGGGAATGAAGAGATATGCTTACAATGCAGACTTTCAGCACAATAAGGCCAGCAGGTTTTGCATGAAGAAAGTGTCTCTTTAAAGCCAGATTCATGATCAGAATAGTcagaaatgactgtttttgagGAACTGAAATCCAACAAAGCTAAACCAGTGACCTCggaagacagagaagacacTGAGGACATGTTTTTGTGGCGTGTTTTCACCTGACTGGCTGATGAAGAAGCAAACATCGTCTCTGAAAACCGGCGTGCTGCGGTCCAGGAAGTCGCTTGCCAACTCCACCATGACAGGCAGCTCCGTCAACTCCTCGAGGATCTGTCTGGTCTGAACATTAGGGAAACAAAagcatcaccatcatcaccaccgcCACCACTCTTTGCACAATCAGTAATTTCATGTTTCAAACTTTAATTTGGCTAAACACAACTGTCTGTCTCACAAGATGTCTCATCATGTCTGTCCCAAATTTTTGATAGCTCTACTCACAGCCACTGCAGCATGGAAGCTCGTGCCACAGCCAATCAAGATTAGCCGTTTGCAGCGCATGATTTCTTTCAGGTGATCCTTCAGGCCACCGAGAACCACTGAGAGAACAGAAGACAGATGCATTAGTTGAACAAGTATACTTTTGATTCTCTGAATGTTTAAGGCCCTAGGAAAACATGATAGTTATCATTAACAGATCCTGCACACATAACAAATTTACCTAAGGAGTTATATTGCACTTATTGTGCAAACAAATGTTTCCGTGTCTGACTGCTCTTTATCTTTCAAAGCTCCACATTCAAATAGACGCTGATAACAGGGACATATAAACAAACGGCAGTTCCTGTGTCCTGGATTAGTTCCTGTGAGGAGAGATTCAAGGTGTTCACGTGCACTATGTATCCTGAAACCTTGTCGGGTAGGGCAGATTGTAAAATCACTTGTCACCTGTGTTGGAGTCAAAACAAATCCGGCCTCTCATGGTGTTGACGACTGACTCTGGCTGCTCGAAGATCTCCTTTTGCATGAAGGAATCAAAGTTGCCTGCAACGGGAGGAGCATATATGAAGATCAGTTTTCAGAGGTGTACAGAGGATCAGATCTGTGCTGGGGGAGGCTGACAGTAGTAATATTCACTttcagccagcagagggcgagCAAGTATAAGTCTGCAAACTAGACTTTATCTGCAGAACTGCACATTGCAGTATGTTCCCAGTGTACTCATTGGGATTGATAGAAACTGTGTTAACGTTCTTTCAAATCTCTGCTCTCTTATGTGTTTCAACAATTTCTACTTATCTggaatggaaaaaaataaaagcaatgtATTGTCCTCCTATCCACCAGAGAACAAAATTGTCTTTTGGACCATTTTCTAACCTTTCATGATCTGTTGCAGCTCCATCTGCAGGGTCTGGATGGCCCTCACTGGATCCTCACCAGCCCGCCGGTTCACCCTGTGGATGGAGAGGCTCCCGCCAGTCACCACTGCAATGTCGTCATCCTCCATGTACAGCACCTTGTTGGTGTGTTCAATGATGGCGCTGTGGGTACACATAAGATGGATACGTGTGTTGATTTCCTGAGGACGTCCACTGGTCTGATGTTTGCAAAGGGTACGTaacctttttctctttttggatAATTTTTCACTCATACTTGTCAGTGACTAAAGTCACAAAATTCTGGGAATGTTAAGGTGCATGGGAATTAACAGGAATTTATGGGAAGTAActggaataaaatgaaaatctgtAGGAGTTACTGGCTGTATTTATCATGTAAtatgcagacagaaacaaatcTCTTATCATATCATAAACAGGCATAAAACCCTtcttaaagaaatgaaaaaagagctGACAGTTAACAAGAATGACTGAAAATAGATTCATTAAAACTCCTCAATCTGCATGTTCAGTCGAGCTACATACCGTATGGTGACTGCTAGCTAACAAAGACTAGCGGAAGATGTTAACAAGTTAAAAGCTGCGTACTTTGCTTCAGGCCAGTAGTATACTCAGgttttgattgacagcatgTAGCCCCCTCGCTCAGACAGTGCAGttgacagcagtgtgtgctgCACATGTGATGGGAGGATGCACTGTGTATGCAAAGGGTTGTAATTTTACTGAATTCCTATTTCATGACATCATGTGATGGAAGAGTGTGCTGCTGAATACAGTGCACTGTTACAGTTCAGTTAGATGGGCATGCCAGACGACctagtattttttttatgtgtatttagGTACAAGTTTATGTTGAATATATGCAAGATTTCCACAATTCCAAAAATTCCTTAGCTCAACTTCCCCTGGAAGTTTTCTGGAAATTTATGGACACTGCAACCCTATTGGTGACActaataaaatgacaaataagaATTCAATGATTAGGTTCCATATTGCAttcaccacaaaacacacagagcagttgGTGCCTGACCTGGCGTCAGAAGCAAAGTAATACTCCACTGCCCTGCCATCCCCCACAGAGTTGATGCCGTTGGAGCAGTCAGGACGGTTATGGTTGTTCCTCTCCTGGACTCCCTCCTTGAAGTGGACTACAGGGTCAAAAGTCAGAGATCAAGGGTCAGAGGTCGCACAGTGACTTCAAGTGACTAAAACAATCAAGATGTGCTCATCACTTGAACTCTTCCTCTCAACTTCCAGATGCAGTCAGGTCTCTGCGCTGGGAATGGGGTCGTTATGATGTGAAATTCTGATTTTATGGTGAGATCAGAAATCATTTGAGGCGGAACATTCAGACAGCACAATACGTTTCTGTCAGACACATTGTCTTTCCTGATGCTACCTGAATCAAGATGCACAATAAAGATGCTGGAGGAGTCAGCAAGAGGGAGGTCAAGGAGGATCATCTCCTCTTAGTTCTCATAGTTTACAATAAGACCGGCATGACAAAGAGTCATCATGGTCTTATTTGGCAATTTTGCTGCAGTATTTTATAGAGTTTAAACAATAATGCATCTTAACAGAAGACCTGTGGTAACATTGGTATTAGCTCAAATGTTATAAAAACGAGAactgaaaggattttttttttctaccattAAAACCACACATCCTGCTGGGTTCCTTCCTGGCCTCAAACCACCTAACTCTGCTTTGGACTTTGGACAGATCTCACACGAGCCATTAGGAACCACACAttttaaacagtaaacagtgtgtaaacagaAAGGACAGTAGAGACAAAGACCTGCAGGGTGCTGCTCACAATAAATAACCAGAACCGACAGATGTTTTCATTGTAGTCGGAGCAAGACTGCAAGAGAAACGAGAGAAAGAGCTGGAGGACTGAGAACCAAATGGATTTCCAAAGGACCACTATCCTCTAAAACTTCCCGTAGAGATCCCTGGCAACACAAATGGCTTTCTAAGAAAGTTTTTTCAACAGAATTGTTGcacaataaataacagaaacacaaaacatcttGCATGACTTCTGCAGTTAGCCAAGTGCGTTGCTTCGACTGACTGAGGAAATTAGTAGTTAAAGAGGTATTTCACTTTATTCCAGGGAGAAAGTAAAGAAAGGAAATGCTCCTTTGTTAGGATACAAGCTGTGAGGCTGTCTTCTGCATATCTTGCTGAATCAGACACTGTTTTAACCTGCAGCAGATTCAGTAATGACCCATGTAAACATAAGTCTAGTAAGAATTTcaagaaaagaccaaaaccaacaatgaacttATCCACCTAACAAGCATACCTGCATGGCCAAAGCCTGATTtagcttattcctctgtgccatagagctctgTTGTCAtccaaaaatgactaaaaacacATTGGTGAGGCAAACTGCTGGTGACTTGATCCTTCATTAAATGAACACGGGCACTGAAGTTCCTTTTGattcagtctcacacacacagtcctgctgctgtaaatactcactcGCTCACCATATCGgcggctgaaaatagtcccaaacaaatATTTACTCCTGTTAGAGTTTGGTCAAAACCTTAAACAGACAGTGCCTGTCTGTTTAAGGAAATTATTTCATCATCTTCGAAAATGAAAGCTTATATGTGTGACCCATTTTTAAGGTTTACAACTTCAGTAGGAATGAATGGGCCACTCCCCAACAGTCAGGGAGTGTTGAGAGACGGACTAGTGCATTGTTGGTTTGGGGCTTTGCTCCAATTTCATAACTTCCTATTGGAGAGGTCAGGCCAGATCTAAGAAGCCCATAtttaatttcttcatttatttttcatatttccttGCTGTGTTGCCACTAAGCTACTAAACTAAAATCCAGCCACATGCAAACTTACATGACAAATACAGCTGTGAGTATTTTTATGcagctcagagacacacacactgtcaggtGATTGTCAGCAGCGAGCTTTATTTTAGATAATTTAATATGCTGTTAAATATTCCCTCAGATGTATAGatctctgtgaatgtgtgtacctACAGTACCtctgggtgtgagtgtgtatttatgcAGAGATTTAGGGTGCAGTGTAAGCGGATagtggcagagacagagagaggaacagagctCACCACTGTTGTACTGGATGGGAATGTTTTCGGTCAACAGCTCATGCTCGCTTCGCACACCAATGAGCAATGGACTTCCTCTCCTGCCGGGACgagagtggagggaggaagagacagagagagggagagaaagtgtgGGTGAGGTGAGGATTAGGCtttgcagacacacaacaatgtcagatacacacactcttcacGTGGCGCTTTTGTAAATGCATGAATGTTGAGGTAATCTGACATCCTATCCGACTGTATTACTCCAAGCAAAGCAGACATTTCAAACTACTTATTCCTCCATCTATTCATTTTTTCAACCTGCACCGCCTCTAATTCAATCTCTGTAAGATTCCTTTTACATCATTTTGTACACAGTCCTGAGGCTGAGTTTATCCATGAGTAGACAGCGACCCAGACATCCTCCCACTGATTCCAAATCTCTTCTAAACTGTCTAATCTTCAACGTTCGATGGGTAAACCGATCTTATATTCGTCTACATCCCTCTTGGATTTGCTCATAGTTCCCAGACCGAGTCCCTACTTCCTCATTGGCCACTGATTCCATGTGGGCTTCTCCTATTGGCTGTGGAGGCTGAGAAGGGGCAACCACGTGCAGATCAgacaggtgaggaaggagggtGTGAGGAAACTAAccttaaaatacacaaaacccTACACACTCATCTTACGACACTCAACATAAAGTAAAACCTCTTCAAGGTGAGTTATTATGACACAAACTCTTGAGAAACTGCGTCCAAAAGACCTCTGCTTATTTCTCGTCTTTCTCCGTCTGgatctctcttttctctttgctcaGTCTTTCTCTGGGGCTCGGCTATGCTGATGTAAGACTGCTGGTTGTTTTAAGGGGTGTGGGGCTTGAAGAGGGAGGCTTGCAAACAGAAACATATGGTCACGATCCAATACAATATTTACtctgagggagggagagacacaaagcaaaagGATGTGAGAGAAGTTAGGAGTGAAAGACTGGACAGAAAGAGAACATAAGAACAAAAGATAGAGAGAAAGTTAAAGGAAGAGAGGCTCAGAAAGGAGTAAAGAGTCTTGCTGGGAGGTGATCCTTGACATCGAAGGCTGGGTGGTGACTAGCATCACTAGATAATTACAAACATTCCTCCATGCCTCCCTCCTTGGAGACAATGCTGACTATTCAACATATTGTCCACATAACTAAATTGAGTTTAGCCAAAGCCGTGAAACACACTGATATTAGCCATCATAATCTTTTTCTTCAGAAACTACAGCAACACAATAAAGACAAAGGAGCTGCTAAACTGTGGTGACTTTCGCGCCAAGAAGCAGCACTGCCAGGAAGCCTGCTGCCATAAACCACAAGTAATGGCTGTCTTATCTCGCTTCATTTCGCTGCCCTTCTGCCCTACTTTTTCCCTCTCCTACTCCCATGCACCAGCCATTTCCTTTTCCCCTGATTCATGATGGCTCGCTGGACCAGGGAAAGtataaagtgaaataaaatgatgagAAGTGATTAACCAGGAGTCTTTCTGGCAGGGGCACTTCCCAGAGACGAAACAGGAAACTCTCTAGTCTCCCCGTTAATGAGTCATAGAGAAGCCGGCGAGCAGCCCAGAGGCCGGAGGCCCAGCAGGGAGAGGGGGGACCTGAATTCAACCCCTGCTCTGCTGCCTTCTCCGCCTGGGTCTTAAGACGCAAGATAGGTTTGACGCATGCAGGCGGATGGGAATTTACTCACATTCACACGTGCACTTGAGAAAGAGCCCAATTGCACATTATTATAAGCAAAGCACGTTTACAACGTGTCACATGTAATGGATGTTAGCTAAGATAAGACCGAATGACTGAATCGAAGAAGTCTCCTTAAATCATATTTGCGATTGCTTCACAGTGGTAATAGCAGGGCTGACTCAtctccacagtgtctggctCACTGCACACATAATGGACTAAAATGTGAAGTGAAATGTCAGACCtgatcagatgtgtgtgtgtgtgtgtgtgtgtgtgtgcacgtgtacCAACCTGGTGGACACAGCCTCTCCAGGGAAGTGACGGCTTTTAAACACCAGAGCGAAGGCGCCCTCctgagacagagaagcagaggaaacactgagttTACATTAGCTTGATGAAAGGCTGACATACACCAATGCTGATGCAGACCGTtaggggagaagaggagaaacgattcagaacagaaaaatgaaaacgtAAAGGTAAATCCAGTCCTGTGTTCCTGGAAAGTATGCAAGCTTGAAGagaaacattcaaacacacagcacaaacaca from Chaetodon trifascialis isolate fChaTrf1 chromosome 5, fChaTrf1.hap1, whole genome shotgun sequence includes:
- the gfpt2 gene encoding glutamine--fructose-6-phosphate aminotransferase [isomerizing] 2 produces the protein MCGIFAYLNYRVPRTRKEIFETLVKGLQRLEYRGYDSAGIAVDGPNKTMTDINSNTICLIKKKGKVKALDEELYEKDSLDLDEEMCTHFGLAHTRWATHGEPSALNSHPHRSDKDNEFVVIHNGIITNYKELKEYLITKGYEFESETDTEVIPKLIKYVYDNRESDNVTFSTLVERVIQQLEGAFALVFKSRHFPGEAVSTRRGSPLLIGVRSEHELLTENIPIQYNSVHFKEGVQERNNHNRPDCSNGINSVGDGRAVEYYFASDASAIIEHTNKVLYMEDDDIAVVTGGSLSIHRVNRRAGEDPVRAIQTLQMELQQIMKGNFDSFMQKEIFEQPESVVNTMRGRICFDSNTVVLGGLKDHLKEIMRCKRLILIGCGTSFHAAVATRQILEELTELPVMVELASDFLDRSTPVFRDDVCFFISQSGETADTLMALRYCKNHGALTVGITNTVGSSICRETDCGVHVNAGPEIGVASTKAYTSQFVALIMFALMMSEDRLSLQMRRQEIINGLRMLPELIKEVLSLDEKIKAIANELYQQRSLLVMGRGFNYATCLEGALKIKEITYMHSEGILAGELKHGPLALIDKDMPVIMIIMRDSCYTKCQNALQQVTARSGRPIVLCCQDDPEMTKNAYQTIELPHTVDCLQGILSVIPLQLLSFHLAVLRGYDVDFPRNLAKSVTVE